A single window of Mycobacterium sp. ITM-2016-00318 DNA harbors:
- a CDS encoding anti-sigma factor, translating into MTEPLSPDVVALATPYALHSITDAERAEIERRVSAAPPEVAEEFYAQVRAVHETMAVISAATALEPPPSMRDRLLATVAYDEPPVQQLPLKRANRWRTTVLAAAAVLAIGLGALGVGIALRPAPTVSTAEQVFAAPDVQTVSGPIPTGGTATLVFSHEKDAGVLVMNNVPPPQPGTVYQMWLVGEGSPKSAGTMDAKSVAPSTTAVLPDLGTSRTLAFTVEPGAGSNQPTGPAFAELPLA; encoded by the coding sequence ATGACAGAACCACTGAGTCCCGATGTCGTCGCGCTGGCGACGCCCTACGCGCTGCATTCGATCACCGATGCCGAACGCGCGGAGATCGAACGCCGGGTGAGCGCCGCGCCACCCGAGGTGGCCGAGGAGTTCTACGCGCAGGTGCGCGCCGTGCACGAGACGATGGCTGTGATCTCCGCGGCGACGGCCCTCGAGCCGCCCCCGAGCATGCGCGACCGGCTGCTGGCGACCGTCGCCTACGACGAACCGCCGGTCCAACAGCTTCCGCTGAAGCGCGCAAATCGCTGGCGCACAACAGTTCTCGCCGCAGCCGCCGTGCTCGCAATCGGGCTGGGTGCCCTGGGGGTCGGGATCGCATTGCGGCCTGCGCCGACGGTGTCCACCGCCGAGCAGGTGTTCGCGGCGCCCGACGTGCAGACCGTGTCGGGCCCCATCCCGACCGGTGGCACTGCGACGCTGGTCTTCTCCCACGAGAAGGATGCGGGCGTGCTGGTGATGAACAACGTTCCGCCGCCACAGCCGGGCACCGTGTATCAGATGTGGTTGGTCGGCGAGGGCTCGCCCAAGTCGGCGGGGACGATGGACGCGAAGTCCGTCGCACCCTCGACCACGGCGGTGCTGCCCGATCTCGGCACCTCCCGCACGCTGGCCTTCACCGTCGAACCGGGCGCCGGCTCGAACCAACCGACGGGCCCTGCGTTCGCCGAACTGCCGCTGGCCTGA
- a CDS encoding DUF1365 domain-containing protein: protein MQRTDWRAHAPALYRTRITHLRRAPVHHYFEHRSYSWYVDVDALPEVPQWLKSFARFEAVDHFDGEPGDTLRQRIDRFLASRDIELPGGTITALLQPRVLGLVYNPLSLYWCHDANGVLRHVLAEVHSPRGGQHTYLLPPDSGEPTIVQKRLYASPFNGEGGHYLVRAPRPEAELDVTISLHRDDQPAFVATLRGTRLPATAAQLVRLQMVAPLAPLMAKVGMWAQGLTLRLRGVPVLPESVVPERQRQTVGQL from the coding sequence GTGCAACGAACGGACTGGCGCGCCCACGCACCGGCGCTTTATCGAACCCGGATCACCCACCTACGTCGAGCTCCGGTTCACCACTATTTCGAGCATCGCAGCTACAGCTGGTATGTCGACGTCGACGCACTACCAGAGGTGCCGCAGTGGTTGAAGTCCTTCGCCCGTTTCGAGGCTGTCGACCACTTCGACGGCGAACCGGGCGACACGCTTCGCCAGCGCATCGACCGCTTCCTCGCGTCGCGCGACATCGAACTGCCCGGCGGCACCATCACGGCGCTGCTACAGCCGAGGGTGCTCGGGTTGGTCTACAACCCGCTGAGCCTGTACTGGTGCCACGACGCCAATGGTGTACTCCGCCACGTCCTCGCCGAGGTGCACAGCCCACGCGGGGGCCAACACACCTATCTGCTACCGCCCGACTCCGGCGAGCCGACGATCGTGCAGAAGCGGCTCTACGCCTCGCCCTTCAACGGCGAGGGCGGTCACTATCTCGTCCGGGCGCCCCGACCCGAGGCAGAGCTGGATGTGACGATCTCACTGCACCGCGACGACCAGCCGGCCTTCGTCGCGACGCTGCGCGGTACCCGGCTGCCGGCCACCGCCGCCCAACTCGTGCGGTTGCAGATGGTGGCTCCACTGGCGCCGTTGATGGCGAAAGTCGGTATGTGGGCGCAGGGATTGACGCTGCGACTGAGAGGAGTTCCGGTGCTCCCGGAGTCGGTCGTTCCCGAAAGACAAAGACAGACGGTTGGGCAGCTGTGA
- a CDS encoding CsbD family protein: MSATRKAKNEFNRIVGRAKKEIGEATGNARMRDEGRSDQMRARVRKTGERVKDRLRGRRY; encoded by the coding sequence ATGAGTGCAACGCGGAAAGCCAAGAACGAGTTCAACCGCATTGTCGGCCGGGCCAAGAAAGAGATCGGCGAGGCTACGGGGAACGCGCGTATGCGCGACGAGGGCCGGTCCGATCAGATGCGCGCCCGGGTACGCAAGACGGGTGAACGCGTCAAGGACAGGCTGCGCGGGCGCAGGTACTAG
- a CDS encoding glutamate--cysteine ligase, giving the protein MPVNPTVGVEEEFLLVDRDTGAPVARNEAVASHAEARGVKLQLELTSCQVETTTEVADTSDELRSELTRLRRLAAEAAEAGGARLLAVGLPPTVPHEFPITDNPRYRRIAERFGMIAHEQGICGCHVHVAVPDREAAIHVSNRLRPWLPLLLAVTANSAIYRNTDTGHASWRSILWQRWPSAGPPPHFDSADEYDAVVRMLQDTGAMLDDGMVYWDVRPSANFPTIEVRVADVPATVAETVLFAALVRGVVMTALDDERRGEPLAPLAPHALRAAYWKSAREGLDGDAIDLAESHASVPAIDLLGGLVDRIRSALQQVGDYEMVRSELSRVAEHGNGAMRQRRAWQRGHDIDDVLAEAAIATLE; this is encoded by the coding sequence GTGCCCGTCAATCCCACCGTCGGTGTCGAAGAGGAGTTCCTTCTCGTCGACCGCGACACCGGTGCACCTGTCGCCCGCAACGAAGCCGTCGCCAGCCATGCCGAAGCGCGTGGGGTGAAGCTGCAGCTGGAGTTGACCAGCTGCCAGGTCGAGACGACGACCGAGGTCGCCGATACCAGCGACGAACTGCGCTCCGAACTGACCAGGCTGCGTCGCCTTGCCGCCGAGGCCGCAGAGGCGGGCGGCGCGCGGCTGCTCGCCGTCGGATTGCCGCCGACGGTGCCGCACGAGTTCCCGATCACCGACAACCCGCGCTACCGCCGCATCGCGGAGCGGTTCGGGATGATCGCCCACGAACAGGGCATCTGCGGTTGCCATGTGCACGTCGCAGTCCCCGATCGCGAGGCCGCGATTCATGTGAGCAACCGGCTGCGACCGTGGCTGCCGCTGCTCTTGGCGGTGACGGCCAACTCGGCGATCTACCGCAACACCGACACCGGCCATGCCAGCTGGCGCAGCATCCTGTGGCAGCGCTGGCCGAGCGCGGGGCCGCCGCCGCACTTCGATTCCGCCGACGAATACGACGCTGTCGTGCGGATGCTTCAGGACACCGGTGCCATGCTCGACGACGGGATGGTCTATTGGGACGTGCGCCCGTCGGCCAACTTTCCGACGATCGAGGTGCGTGTCGCCGACGTGCCCGCGACGGTGGCCGAAACGGTTCTGTTCGCGGCCCTGGTGCGGGGCGTCGTGATGACGGCGTTGGACGATGAGCGGCGAGGCGAACCGCTTGCGCCGTTGGCGCCCCACGCGCTGCGGGCGGCCTACTGGAAATCGGCTCGCGAAGGCCTCGACGGCGACGCGATCGACCTGGCCGAAAGCCACGCGTCGGTGCCCGCCATCGACCTGCTCGGCGGCCTCGTCGATCGCATCCGGTCCGCGCTGCAACAGGTCGGCGACTACGAGATGGTGCGTTCCGAACTCAGCCGCGTCGCCGAGCATGGCAACGGCGCGATGCGGCAGCGCCGCGCATGGCAGCGCGGGCACGACATCGACGACGTTCTGGCCGAGGCGGCCATCGCGACGCTGGAATAG
- a CDS encoding poly-gamma-glutamate hydrolase family protein — protein sequence MLAGGHTYFAYGSNLCVDQMARRCPNAADPRPATLADHDWLINERGVATVEPFDGSQVHGVVWQLDDHDLATLDSAEGVPVRYRRDRLTVHTETGPSQAWVYIDHRVDPGPPRPGYLERIIDGAQHHGLPHRWVEFLRRWDPSQWPVPKDNAGAGAPQSLSELLADPAVREESTLRSRFGFMAIHGGGLEQMTDVIAERAADAAGASVYLLRHPADYPHHLPSRLYVAEESERLAEFLEHVEVIVSLHGYGRLGRSTQLLAGGGNRALAEHVACHFDVAGYTVVTDLDAMPRELHGLHPDNPVNRARAGGTQLELSPRLRGISHRSAPPPQEDGLSAPTSALIRGLVAAAHSWELTAT from the coding sequence ATGCTTGCCGGAGGCCACACCTACTTCGCGTACGGGTCCAACCTGTGCGTCGACCAGATGGCGCGGCGCTGCCCGAACGCCGCTGACCCCCGGCCTGCGACGCTGGCCGACCACGATTGGCTGATCAACGAGCGGGGCGTCGCGACGGTCGAACCGTTCGACGGGTCGCAGGTTCATGGTGTGGTGTGGCAACTCGACGACCACGACCTCGCCACCTTGGACAGCGCAGAGGGCGTACCGGTGCGGTATCGCCGCGACCGGCTCACCGTGCACACCGAAACGGGGCCGTCTCAGGCGTGGGTCTACATCGATCATCGCGTCGATCCCGGCCCTCCTCGGCCGGGCTATCTCGAGCGAATCATCGACGGAGCGCAGCACCACGGGCTGCCGCACCGCTGGGTCGAGTTCCTCCGCCGGTGGGATCCGTCGCAGTGGCCGGTCCCGAAAGACAACGCGGGTGCCGGTGCGCCGCAATCGCTTTCAGAGCTACTGGCTGATCCGGCGGTGCGCGAGGAGAGCACACTGCGCTCGCGATTCGGCTTCATGGCGATCCACGGCGGCGGGTTGGAGCAGATGACCGACGTCATCGCCGAACGGGCCGCAGACGCGGCGGGCGCATCGGTGTATCTGCTGCGTCATCCCGCGGACTACCCGCACCACCTGCCGTCGAGGCTCTACGTGGCCGAGGAGTCCGAGCGGCTCGCCGAGTTCCTCGAGCACGTCGAGGTGATCGTCTCGCTACACGGCTACGGCCGGTTGGGCCGCAGCACCCAACTGCTCGCCGGAGGCGGCAACCGGGCACTTGCCGAGCACGTCGCCTGCCACTTCGACGTTGCCGGCTACACCGTCGTCACCGATCTCGACGCGATGCCCCGCGAGCTGCACGGCCTGCATCCGGACAACCCGGTCAACCGGGCCCGCGCCGGAGGCACCCAACTCGAGCTCTCACCCCGGCTGCGCGGGATCAGCCACCGAAGCGCGCCGCCGCCTCAGGAGGACGGCCTCTCCGCACCGACGTCTGCGCTGATCCGGGGGCTGGTGGCGGCTGCCCACAGCTGGGAGCTGACGGCCACGTAG
- a CDS encoding diacylglycerol kinase — protein MAIRVALIGTGNVGKPALVQLINDSRFELTGVWVSSEAKAGKDAAELAGLDGSTGIKATNDLDAILATDPECAVYTALADNRLPEALEDYRRILAAGVNVVGSSAVLLQYPWQVIPAELLEPIEDAAEAGQASVFVNGIDPGFANDLLPLALAGTCQSIDQIRCMEIINYDTYDSADVMVGVMGFGRPLDEIPMLLQPGVLSLAWGSVVRQLAAGLGISLDEVNETYEREPAPEDFDIASGHIAKGSAAALRFEVRGMVDGKAAVVLEHVTRLRNDLCPEWPQPAQDGGSYRIEITGEPTYALDLCLSSPNGDHNHAGLVATAARVVNAIPAVIAAPPGVRTTLDLPLITGNGLYAGGESG, from the coding sequence ATGGCCATACGTGTCGCGCTGATCGGCACCGGCAACGTCGGCAAGCCCGCGCTCGTCCAGCTGATCAACGATTCGCGGTTCGAGCTGACCGGCGTCTGGGTCTCCTCGGAGGCCAAGGCCGGCAAGGACGCCGCCGAGCTAGCGGGCCTCGACGGCTCGACCGGCATCAAGGCGACCAACGACCTCGACGCGATCCTCGCGACCGATCCGGAGTGCGCCGTCTACACCGCGCTGGCCGACAACCGGCTACCCGAGGCGCTCGAGGACTACCGGCGCATCCTCGCCGCAGGCGTCAACGTCGTCGGCAGCAGCGCGGTGTTGCTGCAGTATCCGTGGCAGGTCATTCCCGCCGAACTGCTCGAGCCGATCGAGGACGCCGCGGAGGCGGGCCAAGCCAGCGTGTTCGTCAACGGCATCGATCCAGGTTTCGCGAATGACCTTCTGCCACTTGCCCTTGCGGGCACCTGCCAAAGCATCGACCAGATTCGCTGCATGGAGATCATCAACTACGACACCTACGACAGCGCCGACGTCATGGTCGGCGTAATGGGCTTCGGAAGGCCGCTCGACGAGATTCCGATGCTGTTGCAGCCGGGCGTGCTGAGCCTCGCGTGGGGTTCGGTGGTCCGTCAGCTCGCGGCAGGCCTCGGCATCTCGCTCGACGAGGTGAACGAAACCTACGAACGCGAGCCGGCGCCGGAGGACTTCGACATTGCGTCCGGTCACATCGCGAAGGGCAGCGCTGCCGCGCTGCGATTCGAGGTGCGCGGAATGGTCGACGGCAAGGCCGCCGTCGTGCTCGAACACGTCACCCGGCTGCGCAACGACCTGTGCCCGGAGTGGCCGCAACCGGCCCAGGACGGCGGGTCCTACCGCATCGAGATCACCGGTGAGCCGACCTACGCTCTTGACCTCTGCCTCAGTAGCCCGAACGGCGACCACAACCATGCCGGTCTCGTCGCGACGGCCGCCAGAGTCGTCAACGCCATCCCCGCCGTCATCGCCGCTCCGCCGGGTGTCAGGACGACGCTTGACTTGCCCCTGATTACCGGCAATGGGTTGTACGCTGGCGGTGAGTCGGGCTGA
- a CDS encoding TIGR03621 family F420-dependent LLM class oxidoreductase — MTKDFRFGVGLRAAKSLSSVQDEARRAEALGFDVLHLPDHIGAPAPFPTLMAAATATTRLRMGTFVLNACFYKPALLARDVEALRDLSGGRFELGLGAGYAQHEFKAAELRYPSARERVEYVGHVTEYMGEHMPDVPVLIAGNGDRLLTVAARHADIIGLTGGQPITEAADPLAERVEFVRRAAGDRFDDLEFNIAITALPRDGSGHPDLSITRRALPHMSDEELLATPAVLSGSTRDIADTIRGYRDTYGVSYLIVQDKHAEAFSKVIAELH, encoded by the coding sequence ATGACCAAGGACTTCCGGTTCGGGGTGGGCCTGCGCGCCGCCAAGTCGCTGTCGTCGGTGCAGGACGAGGCCCGCCGCGCCGAAGCCCTCGGCTTCGACGTGCTGCATCTGCCCGACCACATCGGCGCGCCCGCCCCCTTCCCCACGCTGATGGCCGCGGCCACGGCGACGACGAGGTTGCGGATGGGCACCTTCGTGCTCAACGCGTGCTTCTACAAGCCGGCCTTGCTGGCGCGCGATGTAGAGGCGCTGCGCGACCTCTCCGGCGGGCGGTTCGAGTTGGGCCTTGGCGCGGGTTACGCGCAGCACGAGTTCAAGGCCGCCGAACTGCGGTACCCGAGCGCCCGCGAGCGCGTCGAATATGTAGGACACGTCACCGAATACATGGGCGAGCACATGCCGGATGTGCCGGTGCTGATCGCGGGCAACGGCGACAGACTTTTGACCGTGGCGGCGCGGCATGCCGACATCATCGGCCTCACCGGAGGTCAGCCGATCACCGAGGCGGCCGATCCGCTCGCCGAGCGCGTCGAGTTCGTCCGGCGTGCCGCCGGTGACCGCTTCGACGATCTCGAGTTCAACATCGCGATCACCGCGCTGCCGCGTGACGGGTCCGGGCACCCTGACCTCTCGATCACCCGCAGGGCGCTTCCGCACATGTCCGACGAGGAACTACTCGCGACGCCTGCTGTGCTGTCGGGGTCGACGCGGGACATCGCCGACACGATTCGCGGCTACCGCGACACCTACGGCGTGAGCTACTTGATCGTTCAGGACAAGCACGCCGAGGCGTTCTCGAAAGTCATTGCTGAACTGCACTGA
- a CDS encoding DUF2834 domain-containing protein, whose product MTTVDQANRASSMPTSRKLLCAVYGAIAVVALIATFSQMLPYSDKGAGSLLAFWQDARMLPASRALTSDLMLFGLAAVIFMVVEARKQGIKFVWLYVAASYAVAISAAFPAFLIARELQVNKSDTSGLRAIDTVLLAVVAILTALLTIWIDLG is encoded by the coding sequence ATGACAACGGTCGACCAGGCCAACCGCGCCTCATCCATGCCTACTTCGCGAAAACTTCTCTGTGCCGTCTACGGCGCTATCGCTGTGGTCGCGCTCATCGCGACGTTCAGTCAGATGCTGCCGTACTCGGACAAGGGCGCCGGGTCGCTACTCGCTTTCTGGCAAGACGCCCGGATGTTGCCCGCGTCCCGGGCGCTCACTTCCGACCTGATGCTGTTCGGCCTTGCCGCTGTGATCTTCATGGTGGTGGAGGCCCGCAAGCAGGGCATCAAGTTCGTGTGGCTATATGTCGCGGCGTCATACGCCGTTGCGATCAGTGCGGCGTTTCCCGCCTTTCTGATCGCACGCGAACTACAGGTCAACAAGTCCGATACGTCCGGCCTTCGCGCAATAGACACGGTCCTGCTGGCGGTGGTGGCGATTTTGACCGCGCTGTTGACTATCTGGATAGACCTCGGCTGA
- a CDS encoding Nramp family divalent metal transporter, protein MLRDSETRLRPSWLLLGPAFVAAIAYVDPGNVAANISAGAQFGFLLVWVIFLANAMAGLVQYLSAKLGLVSGRTLPEAVADHTRTPTRIGYWLQAEMVAMATDLAEVVGGAIALNLLFELPLLVGGIITGAVSLLLLALQNRRGQRVFERVISGLLLVIAIGFLTSLFVEPPPLADAAEGLVPRFQGAESVLLATAMLGATVMPHAVYLHSGLARDRHGHPEPGPRRRLLLRVTRIDVGLAMLVAGTVNLSMVLVAATNLQGRDDTDSIEGAHSAVRDTLGPTVALFFAIGLLASGLASTSVGAYAGAMIMQGLLHRTYPLLVRRLVTLIPALVILAIGVDPSRALVISQVVLSFGIPFALIPLIRLTGDRALMGDDTNHRITTLLGWVVAALIIGLNVVLIYLTVRG, encoded by the coding sequence TTGCTGCGCGATTCCGAGACGCGGTTGCGTCCAAGCTGGTTGTTGCTGGGCCCGGCGTTCGTGGCTGCAATCGCCTACGTCGACCCGGGCAACGTCGCGGCCAACATCAGCGCCGGGGCGCAGTTCGGCTTCCTTCTTGTCTGGGTCATCTTCCTGGCCAACGCGATGGCGGGACTGGTGCAGTATCTGTCGGCCAAACTCGGACTCGTCAGCGGACGGACGCTGCCGGAAGCCGTCGCCGACCACACCCGGACCCCCACTCGCATCGGCTACTGGTTGCAGGCCGAAATGGTCGCCATGGCAACCGATCTCGCCGAAGTGGTCGGCGGCGCGATCGCGCTGAACCTCTTGTTCGAGCTTCCGCTTCTTGTCGGCGGCATCATCACCGGCGCGGTGTCGCTGCTGCTGCTGGCCCTGCAGAACCGCCGCGGTCAACGGGTGTTCGAGCGGGTGATCAGCGGCCTGCTGCTCGTCATCGCGATCGGATTTCTGACCAGCCTGTTCGTCGAACCGCCGCCGCTGGCGGACGCCGCAGAAGGATTGGTTCCACGCTTCCAGGGCGCCGAGAGCGTCCTGCTTGCCACCGCGATGTTGGGCGCGACGGTGATGCCGCACGCGGTGTACCTGCATTCCGGCCTCGCCCGCGACCGGCACGGCCACCCCGAACCCGGGCCACGGCGCCGGTTATTGCTCCGGGTGACACGCATCGACGTCGGGTTGGCGATGCTGGTCGCGGGCACGGTGAACCTCTCGATGGTGCTCGTCGCCGCGACCAACCTGCAGGGCCGGGACGACACCGACTCCATCGAAGGTGCGCACTCGGCCGTTCGCGACACGCTCGGGCCCACCGTCGCGCTGTTCTTCGCCATCGGTCTGCTGGCTTCGGGTCTGGCGTCGACATCGGTCGGCGCCTACGCGGGGGCGATGATCATGCAGGGCCTGCTGCACCGCACCTATCCGCTGCTGGTGCGCCGCCTGGTGACGCTGATACCGGCGCTGGTGATCCTTGCGATCGGCGTCGATCCCAGCCGCGCACTGGTCATCTCGCAGGTCGTGCTGTCGTTCGGGATACCGTTCGCCTTGATTCCGCTGATACGCCTGACCGGCGACCGGGCGCTGATGGGCGACGACACCAACCACCGAATCACCACGCTGCTCGGCTGGGTCGTCGCGGCGCTGATCATCGGCCTCAACGTGGTGCTGATCTACCTGACCGTCCGCGGCTAG
- a CDS encoding ANTAR domain-containing protein — MEIDRAVGVLVTLRRCALDEASDELLDAAKRHRLTPLAIARALVALAEGVSHDDAPSVEAARYEWGLLLEGEVVSR, encoded by the coding sequence ATGGAGATCGATCGCGCAGTCGGGGTGCTGGTCACCCTGCGGCGGTGCGCTCTCGATGAGGCATCGGACGAACTGCTCGACGCCGCCAAGCGACATCGGCTCACGCCGTTGGCGATCGCGCGGGCGTTGGTGGCACTCGCCGAAGGCGTGAGCCATGACGATGCACCTTCGGTTGAGGCCGCCCGCTATGAGTGGGGACTTCTGTTGGAGGGGGAGGTGGTATCGCGATGA
- a CDS encoding sigma-70 family RNA polymerase sigma factor: protein MAPARVVRLPLVTTDLAALLRQVAQRDVDAFATFYDLTRSRVFGLVTRVLRDPGYSEETTQDIYLQVWRSAANYDPNAGSPLAWLLTVAHRRAVDRVRAEQAASQRESRYGSANVDPPADHVAETVILADERQQVTDCLGSLTDVQREAIQLAYYDGLTYVQVSERLSANLATIKSRMRDAIRGLRRCLGLA from the coding sequence CTGGCGCCCGCCCGGGTGGTTAGGCTACCCCTCGTGACCACCGATCTGGCTGCGCTGTTGCGCCAGGTGGCCCAGCGGGATGTCGACGCGTTCGCCACCTTCTACGACCTCACCCGGTCCCGGGTTTTCGGTCTCGTGACTCGCGTGCTGCGCGACCCCGGGTACAGCGAGGAGACCACCCAGGACATCTATTTGCAGGTGTGGCGTTCCGCAGCCAACTACGACCCGAACGCGGGCTCGCCGCTCGCATGGCTGCTCACGGTGGCGCACCGGCGCGCGGTGGACCGCGTGCGCGCCGAGCAGGCGGCCAGCCAGCGCGAGTCCCGGTACGGGTCGGCCAACGTCGACCCGCCGGCGGACCACGTCGCGGAAACGGTCATCCTGGCCGACGAACGCCAGCAGGTCACCGACTGCCTCGGCTCGCTGACCGACGTGCAACGCGAAGCCATCCAGCTGGCCTACTACGACGGGCTCACCTACGTGCAGGTGTCGGAGCGGCTGTCGGCGAACCTCGCCACGATCAAGTCGCGGATGCGCGACGCCATCCGCGGACTTCGCAGATGTCTGGGGCTCGCATGA